The following are encoded together in the Populus trichocarpa isolate Nisqually-1 chromosome 5, P.trichocarpa_v4.1, whole genome shotgun sequence genome:
- the LOC18098933 gene encoding 40S ribosomal protein S24-1, which yields MADKAVTIRTRKFMTNRLLSRKQFIIDVLHPGRANVSKAELKEKLASLYEVKDTNTIFVFKFRTHFGGGKSTGFGLIYDTVDNAKKYEPKYRLIRNGLATKVEKSRKQLKERKNRAKKVRGVKKTKAGDAAKKK from the exons ATGGCAGACAAAGCAGTTACCATTCGTACCAGGAAGTTCATGACAAATCGTCTTCTTTCAAGGAAGCAATTT ATCATTGATGTTCTTCATCCTGGCAGAGCCAATGTTTCTAAG GCAGAATTGAAGGAGAAGCTGGCAAGTTTGTATGAGGTGAAGGACACAAATACAATCTTTGTGTTCAAGTTTAGGACACATTTTGGAGGTGGGAAATCCACTGGATTTGGGTTGATTTATGATACAGTTGACAATGCAAAGAAGTATGAGCCGAAGTATAGGCTTATTAGG AATGGGCTTGCCACTAAGGTTGAGAAGTCAAGGAAGCAattgaaggagagaaagaaCAGAGCCAAGAAAGTCCGCGGAGTAAAGAAG ACAAAGGCTGGAGACGCTGCAAAGAAGAAGTAG
- the LOC18098934 gene encoding uncharacterized protein LOC18098934, protein MATASLIESSPLKWKKAFPFQPQPPLLTPNHYPYLIPLKPPKFTSKCISQLPILNPNSKNNNGPFPISPSITKPISQNLSKPPTSKNPLEIIYETMLKALDILKKPAIAAILIGVLLLHDPNSAFAASGGRIGGNSFSRRSSSEYSSRSYSVPRGGSSGFSYSVPYYAPSPFGGGGVYVGPAVGVGVGAGSSLFFILAGFAAFMLVSGFLSDRNEGGVLTAAEKTSVLKLQVGLLGMGRSLQRDLNRIAEVADTSSSEGLNYVLTETSLALLRHPDYCISGHSFVDVKRSMEDGEKRFNQLSIEERGKFDEETLVNVNSIKRQSTSSKRSNGFSNEYIVITILVAAEGVYKLPTINGSGDLKEALQKLGSISASKILAVEVLWTPQNENDTLSERELLEDYPLLRPL, encoded by the exons ATGGCTACTGCTTCATTAATCGAATCAAGCccattaaaatggaaaaaagccTTCCCTTTCCAACCACAACCACCTCTTTTGACCCCCAATCACTACCCTTATTTGATTCCTCTAAAACCCCCTAAATTTACCTCTAAATGCATCTCTCAACTCCCCATCCTGAATCCAAACTCGAAAAACAACAATGGCCCTTTTCCAATATCACCTTCAATTACAAAACCCATATCTCAAAATCTCTCCAAACCTCCCACCTCTAAAAACCCACTCGAGATTATCTATGAAACAATGCTAAAAGCACTTGATATCCTCAAAAAACCTGCAATCGCAGCGATTTTGATAGGGGTTTTGTTATTACATGATCCTAACTCGGCATTTGCTGCTTCTGGAGGTAGAATTGGTGGGAATTCCTTTTCACGGCGATCGTCATCTGAGTATTCTTCGAGGAGTTATTCAGTGCCTCGGGGTGGAAGTTCAGGGTTCTCGTATTCCGTGCCTTACTATGCACCGTCGCCGttcggtggtggtggtgtttaTGTGGGGCCCGCGGTTGGGGTTGGGGTTGGTGCTGGgtctagtttgttttttatattggcAGGGTTTGCTGCATTTATGTTGGTTTCTGGGTTTCTTTCGGATAGGAATGAAGGCGGGGTGCTTACCGCTGCTGAGAAAACTTCTGTGCTTAAGCTTCAG GTTGGGTTGTTGGGGATGGGGCGTTCACTTCAAAGGGACCTTAATAGGATCGCAGAAGTTGCAGATACATCCTCATCAGAGGGTTTGAACTATGTATTGACGG AGACGTCACTAGCTTTGCTCCGGCATCCTGATTATTGCATCTCTGGCCATTCATTT GTGGATGTGAAGCGAAGTATGGAGGATGGTGAAAAACGTTTCAATCAACTTTCTATTGAAGAGCGTGGGAAATTTGATGAAGAGACACTAGTCAATGTGAACAGCATAAAAAGGCAAAGCACAAGCAGCAAAAGATCTAATGGATTTAGCAATGAGTATATAGTG ATAACTATCTTGGTGGCTGCTGAAGGAGTATATAAACTACCAACCATCAATGGTAGCGGAGACTTAAAGGAAGCCTTGCAAAAGCTTGGTTCAATATCTGCCAGTAAAATACTG GCAGTTGAGGTGTTGTGGACACCTCAGAATGAAAATGACACGCTGTCAGAGAGGGAACTACTTGAAGATTACCCACTTTTGAGGCCTCTATAA